Below is a genomic region from Microbacterium esteraromaticum.
GGTGTACGCGGCGGACGGCGCGGGTGAGAAGTTCGTCGCCGATTTCGTCGCGGCATGGACGAAGGTCATGGAGCTCGACCGGTTCGACCTGGTCTGACCTCCCGAGAACGCGTCGGCCCCGTCCGCGAGGACGGGGGCCGACGCCTTCTCGGTCGACCTCAGAGGCGCCCGGCGGCCTTGAGCTCGAGGTAGCGGTCGGCGATCCGGGGAGGCAGCTGTTCGGGGTCGGACGCGATCGCCTCGCCGCCGGCGCGTCGGATCGCGTCGGCGACGACCTGGGCATCCGCCATGGTCTGCTCCGCAGCGGCGGCGAGGTAGACGTCCGCGCGGGAGTCTCTCCGGCGCGCGAGCGCTCCTATCGCGTCATCGGTCACCGACCCGACCAGCACCGTCGTCGCCCTGGAGGCGTTCGGGAACGCGCCGAGGAACCCGCGAGCCGTCTCGGCTGCATCCTGTGCGGTCAGCACGACGATGAGCGAGGGCCTGGTGGTGAGCGTGCGGATGGCTGCGAAGGCGCCCGCCCAGTCGGTGTCGACCAGGCGCGCGTGCACGGGCGCCATCGCATCTGTCAGGGCGGGCAGCAGCGCGGCGCCGTCGACGCCCGTGACCCTCGCTCTGGCGACCCTGTCGTACATGAGCAGGTTGATGTGATCGCCGGCGCGGGCGGCCAGGGCGGCGAGCAGCAGAGCCGCCTCGAGCGATGCGTCGAGGCGGGTGCTGTCTCCCACGCGCGCTGCCGCCGTGCGCCCGGTGTCGATCAGGATGACCACCTGGCGATCGCGCTCTGGTCGCCAGGTGCGCAGCATCGTCGTGCCGGCCCGGGCTGTCGCCCGCCAGTCGATCGAGCGGATGTCGTCGCCGCGTACGTACTCCCGCAGCGAGTCGAACTCCGTGCCCTGGCCGCGGACCTGGATCGAGGTGTTCCCGTCGAGCTCTCGCAGCCGCGCGAGCCGTGAGGGCAGGTGCTTGCGCGAACTGAACGCCGGCAGCACCCGCAGTGTCCCGCGCACGTCGTGCCGAGCCTGACGGCCGGCGAGGCCCATCGGCCCGCGTGAGCGCACCACGACGAACTCGCTGACCAGCTCGCCGCGACGACGGGGGAGGAGGGGAACCTCGACACGGCGACGCTCACCCGGAGGGATGCTGATCCGCTCTCGCTCCTGCGGAGCGCCGGCAGTCGGCTGCCAGGCGTCGCGCAGCTGCCCGCGCAGCGTCCTCGAGCCGATGTTCTGCACGGCGACACTCGTCTGCGCGGGCTCGCCCAGGCGGCCTCGCGCAGGGATGGACCTGGTCACGATGAGAGAGCGCGGGCTGGGTGCCGCGAGGACGTCGGCCGCCACGAGCACGACGCACAGCAGCACCCACGCCCCGAGGACCGCCCACGGCGGCGCGCCGGCGGCACCGAGCAGCACCGTCGGCACGACGCCCAGCGCGACCAGCGGGGCGAGAAGCGCAGTGACGAACATGTCAGATCGGCACTCGAGTCTGCTGCACGACCGACTGCAGGACGGCATCGGCCGAGACGCCCTCCATCTGGGCATCCGGGCGCAGCTGCAGCCGATGGCGCCACACGGGCATGAGCATGGTCTGCACGTGGTCGGGGGTGACGGCGCTCGATGCGTTCAGCCACGCCCAGGCCTTCGACGCGGCCAGCAGAGCGGTCGAGGCGCGAGGACTGGCGCCGAGCTCTACCGAGGGCGACTGGCGCGTCGCGCGAGCGAGGTCGACGACATATCCGAGCACGTCATCGGTCACCTGCACGCGAGCCGCGGCATCCTGTGCGGCTCGGATCTCATCGGCGGACACGGCGGCCTCGACGCCCGTGAGCAGGCGGGGCGAGAAGCCGCTCGCGTGCAGCCGCAGCACCGAGACCTCGGCGTCGCGCTCCGGCATGCCGACGACGAGCTTCATCAGGAAGCGGTCGAGCTGCGCCTCCGGCAGGGTGTACGTGCCCTCGTGCTCGACGGGGTTCTGTGTC
It encodes:
- a CDS encoding DUF58 domain-containing protein, producing the protein MFVTALLAPLVALGVVPTVLLGAAGAPPWAVLGAWVLLCVVLVAADVLAAPSPRSLIVTRSIPARGRLGEPAQTSVAVQNIGSRTLRGQLRDAWQPTAGAPQERERISIPPGERRRVEVPLLPRRRGELVSEFVVVRSRGPMGLAGRQARHDVRGTLRVLPAFSSRKHLPSRLARLRELDGNTSIQVRGQGTEFDSLREYVRGDDIRSIDWRATARAGTTMLRTWRPERDRQVVILIDTGRTAAARVGDSTRLDASLEAALLLAALAARAGDHINLLMYDRVARARVTGVDGAALLPALTDAMAPVHARLVDTDWAGAFAAIRTLTTRPSLIVVLTAQDAAETARGFLGAFPNASRATTVLVGSVTDDAIGALARRRDSRADVYLAAAAEQTMADAQVVADAIRRAGGEAIASDPEQLPPRIADRYLELKAAGRL
- a CDS encoding AAA family ATPase, with protein sequence MHRVRTEVDKAVVGQAGTVTGLLVALLARGHVLLEGVPGVAKTLVVRSFARAVGLDTKRVQFTPDLMPGDVTGSLVYDARTGEFEFRAGPVFTNILLADEINRTPPKTQAALLEAMEERQVSADGLSRPLPDPFLVAATQNPVEHEGTYTLPEAQLDRFLMKLVVGMPERDAEVSVLRLHASGFSPRLLTGVEAAVSADEIRAAQDAAARVQVTDDVLGYVVDLARATRQSPSVELGASPRASTALLAASKAWAWLNASSAVTPDHVQTMLMPVWRHRLQLRPDAQMEGVSADAVLQSVVQQTRVPI